A DNA window from Bacillus andreraoultii contains the following coding sequences:
- a CDS encoding aminoglycoside 6-adenylyltransferase, producing MELILGVAEQDEQIHAVEMNGSRTNLNVPKDIVQDFDIVYLVTEMDSFINDTNWVNVFGKRMIVQTPKRM from the coding sequence ATGGAGTTAATTTTGGGAGTAGCAGAGCAAGATGAACAAATTCATGCTGTGGAAATGAATGGATCAAGAACGAATCTGAATGTTCCTAAAGATATAGTTCAGGATTTTGATATTGTTTACCTTGTTACCGAAATGGACTCTTTTATTAATGATACAAATTGGGTAAATGTTTTTGGTAAGCGAATGATTGTGCAAACACCTAAAAGGATGTGA